One Nitrospira sp. DNA window includes the following coding sequences:
- a CDS encoding DUF4190 domain-containing protein, translated as MNEAVPQSRAVTALQLVLAFFGACVLVYVGADAADKYHLPFFHGWAMAHGAIFLVFPPYFALCFFLLNPVLRPLHARALARDVAARRVSGLAVASLVLSGASFLIPLVGSIPGIVFGHLARRRCRANPQLAGSGAALSGLIISYLGLAYSAYVVGAVSFIAGTN; from the coding sequence ATGAATGAAGCTGTCCCACAGTCGCGTGCCGTGACGGCACTGCAGCTTGTATTGGCCTTCTTCGGTGCCTGCGTGCTCGTCTACGTAGGAGCCGATGCCGCGGACAAATACCATCTGCCATTCTTTCATGGTTGGGCCATGGCACATGGCGCTATTTTTCTAGTCTTCCCTCCTTATTTTGCGCTTTGCTTCTTCCTCCTGAATCCCGTGCTTCGCCCACTACACGCTCGAGCTTTGGCTCGAGACGTTGCTGCTCGCCGCGTTTCAGGCTTGGCTGTCGCTTCTCTGGTTCTTTCGGGCGCAAGCTTCTTGATTCCGCTGGTCGGTAGCATTCCCGGCATCGTGTTTGGCCATCTGGCCCGCCGAAGATGCAGGGCCAATCCGCAGCTGGCCGGATCAGGAGCAGCCTTAAGCGGACTCATCATTAGTTACTTGGGCCTCGCATACTCCGCCTATGTCGTCGGCGCCGTGTCGTTTATTGCTGGAACAAATTAA
- a CDS encoding HigA family addiction module antitoxin: MRMHNPPHPGTIIKHLCLEPLSLSVTQAAQALGVSRKTLSAILNGRAGISPEMAVRLSMAFGTSSESWLNQQTQYDLWHAEQHRKELRVAKLAV; this comes from the coding sequence ATGCGCATGCACAATCCCCCTCACCCTGGGACCATCATCAAGCATCTCTGTTTGGAGCCGCTCAGTTTGAGTGTCACGCAGGCTGCTCAGGCCTTGGGTGTTAGCAGGAAAACCCTCTCTGCTATTTTGAATGGTCGGGCGGGGATTAGCCCTGAGATGGCGGTTCGCCTATCGATGGCGTTTGGCACGTCGTCTGAGAGCTGGCTCAATCAGCAAACACAATATGACTTATGGCATGCCGAGCAACACCGCAAAGAGCTTCGCGTCGCCAAGCTTGCGGTATAG
- a CDS encoding type II toxin-antitoxin system RelE/ParE family toxin — translation MIRSFKHKGLGRFFEAGSKSGIQAQHAERGRLILAQLNAATSPQDMALPGLGLHPLKGDRKGTWAVSVSGNWRITFRFVGKDAEVVDYEDYH, via the coding sequence GTGATCCGAAGCTTCAAGCATAAGGGCTTAGGCCGGTTCTTTGAGGCCGGAAGTAAATCAGGCATCCAGGCTCAACATGCAGAGCGGGGGCGCCTGATTTTAGCCCAATTGAATGCGGCCACCTCGCCACAGGACATGGCGCTGCCGGGGTTAGGTCTTCATCCGCTCAAGGGAGATCGAAAAGGCACCTGGGCAGTGTCGGTCAGCGGGAATTGGCGGATCACCTTTCGGTTCGTCGGCAAAGATGCAGAAGTTGTCGATTACGAGGATTATCACTGA
- a CDS encoding lipocalin-like domain-containing protein — protein sequence MTPTTTTVIRLLLALAWLVNAAPATQAADSSDTSFRFAQEGYRYEFPRDHGAHEAFRTEWWYYTGHLETVEGRRFGFELTFFRRGIPPDQIHTRPSRWSVDQLYLAHVAITDVSKEQFHFRDRVSRGGLGKAGADSGHLRVWLDQWRAEASEQPGDQQTLEARADGMALTLTLAPLKPLVIHGEQGISKKGSAEGQASHYYSFTRLKTAGTLTLGTQTYTVTGTSWMDHEFGSADLSANLVGWDWFSVQLADNRELMIYRLRRADGSSDPASSGTLVFPDGHTQHLSNSDIQLTPLDTWTSPASKATYPHRWQVSIPSLGLSLKLTPLLADQELRTSRSTQVTYWEGAVAVEGTEKGQTIKGQGYVELTGYAERIEKKL from the coding sequence ATGACTCCTACAACGACCACCGTCATCCGGCTCCTCCTGGCCCTGGCTTGGCTGGTCAATGCCGCCCCCGCCACGCAGGCCGCCGACAGCTCTGATACCTCATTTCGGTTCGCCCAAGAGGGCTACCGCTATGAATTTCCGCGCGACCACGGGGCCCACGAAGCCTTCCGCACAGAATGGTGGTACTACACGGGCCATCTGGAGACGGTGGAGGGCCGGCGATTCGGATTCGAGCTCACCTTTTTCCGGCGCGGCATTCCGCCGGATCAGATCCACACCCGCCCCTCACGCTGGTCGGTGGATCAATTGTATCTCGCGCATGTGGCCATTACCGATGTGTCCAAAGAACAATTCCATTTTCGTGATCGAGTCAGCCGGGGCGGATTGGGCAAGGCAGGCGCCGACTCCGGCCACCTACGCGTCTGGCTGGACCAATGGCGCGCCGAAGCCTCTGAGCAGCCAGGTGACCAGCAGACCCTTGAGGCGCGAGCCGATGGGATGGCGCTGACTCTCACGCTGGCTCCCCTCAAACCACTCGTCATTCATGGCGAGCAGGGCATCAGCAAAAAAGGATCGGCAGAAGGCCAGGCCTCGCACTACTATTCCTTCACCCGCCTCAAGACCGCCGGCACCCTCACCCTCGGCACGCAGACCTACACAGTGACCGGCACCAGTTGGATGGACCACGAATTCGGCTCGGCGGACCTGAGCGCGAATCTCGTCGGGTGGGATTGGTTCAGCGTGCAACTCGCCGACAACCGGGAACTGATGATCTATCGCCTGCGCCGGGCCGATGGCTCGTCCGACCCAGCCTCCAGCGGCACACTCGTCTTCCCGGATGGCCATACCCAACACCTGTCAAACTCGGACATCCAACTGACGCCTCTCGATACCTGGACCAGCCCGGCCAGCAAAGCCACCTACCCCCACCGCTGGCAAGTCTCCATTCCCTCGCTCGGGCTGTCGTTGAAACTGACCCCACTCCTAGCCGATCAGGAATTACGCACAAGCCGCAGCACGCAAGTGACGTATTGGGAAGGAGCTGTCGCGGTGGAGGGAACCGAAAAAGGCCAAACCATCAAAGGCCAGGGCTATGTGGAACTGACCGGCTATGCGGAGCGGATTGAGAAGAAGCTATAG
- a CDS encoding LON peptidase substrate-binding domain-containing protein, producing MHIGHEREQPHRDPHEQQAPFQIPERMPVFALPNVVFFPRTYLPLHIFEPRYRQMVIDASAGGQCIAMALLKEGWEEEYYGNPPIYSIGCIGRLVSVQPMADGRSNILLQGLERCEIRREFFERPYREATVSVLGSGAEPSLAPEVRQALMAVLEQYLRAREEAATWEGMFRNDVSDEILVNTLSTYLDCTPLEKQFLLEAEGLHQRARRLNDLIQFMIHDQHGAKGWG from the coding sequence ATGCACATTGGCCACGAGCGTGAACAGCCGCACCGCGATCCCCACGAACAGCAGGCGCCCTTTCAGATTCCTGAACGGATGCCGGTGTTCGCGTTGCCGAATGTGGTGTTCTTTCCGCGCACGTATCTTCCGCTCCATATTTTTGAGCCGCGGTACCGCCAGATGGTCATCGACGCCTCAGCCGGCGGACAGTGCATCGCCATGGCGCTGCTGAAAGAAGGCTGGGAAGAGGAGTATTACGGCAATCCGCCGATCTATTCCATCGGCTGCATCGGCCGCTTGGTGAGCGTACAGCCGATGGCGGATGGGCGGTCGAATATTTTGCTGCAAGGGCTGGAACGCTGCGAAATCCGTCGGGAGTTCTTTGAGCGGCCCTACCGGGAAGCCACAGTCTCCGTGCTGGGTTCAGGCGCCGAGCCGTCGCTGGCTCCCGAGGTGCGGCAGGCGCTGATGGCGGTGTTGGAGCAATATCTCCGGGCCCGCGAAGAAGCGGCGACCTGGGAGGGCATGTTCCGGAACGATGTCAGTGACGAGATTCTGGTGAACACGCTCTCGACCTATCTGGATTGCACACCATTGGAAAAACAATTTCTCTTAGAAGCTGAGGGTCTCCACCAGCGGGCGCGCCGGCTGAACGACCTCATACAATTCATGATTCACGATCAGCACGGCGCGAAGGGCTGGGGGTAA
- the folK gene encoding 2-amino-4-hydroxy-6-hydroxymethyldihydropteridine diphosphokinase: protein MRETVFIGFGSNVGDRLDFCDRAVTLLSLLPHSQVTAVSLLYETEPVNDHAQPGNGWFLNGVVQLETDITPRSLLMVLREIERSLGRDEDNRSGPRTLDLDILFYGQRIIDEPDLVVPHPRLHQRRFVLMPLNELDPLLVHPVLQRTVSQLLSEAGKQSEVRLLFPQPSTRYGSRPACSLPPGS, encoded by the coding sequence ATGAGAGAGACCGTTTTCATCGGCTTCGGGTCCAACGTCGGCGACCGCCTCGACTTCTGCGACCGGGCGGTCACGCTCCTGAGCCTGCTCCCGCATTCGCAGGTCACCGCCGTCTCGCTGCTCTACGAAACCGAGCCGGTGAACGACCACGCTCAGCCAGGCAACGGCTGGTTTCTGAACGGCGTGGTGCAGTTGGAGACCGATATCACGCCGCGCAGCCTGCTGATGGTCCTGCGCGAGATCGAACGCTCGTTGGGGCGGGATGAGGACAATCGTTCCGGCCCCAGAACGCTCGATCTGGACATCCTGTTCTATGGCCAGCGCATCATCGATGAGCCGGATCTCGTGGTGCCTCACCCCCGGCTGCATCAGCGGCGCTTCGTCCTCATGCCCTTGAACGAACTCGATCCCCTCTTGGTCCACCCCGTCTTGCAGCGAACGGTCAGCCAATTGCTGAGCGAGGCCGGGAAACAATCGGAAGTGCGCCTGCTCTTTCCCCAACCCTCCACCCGCTACGGCTCACGCCCGGCCTGCAGCCTGCCGCCCGGATCATGA
- a CDS encoding ABC transporter permease yields the protein MAHYWQEIGALTMRWVRRLSREKFSMLFTLVQPMLFWLIFFGNLFQRAADAQVTQAPNYISFLAAGVVVMTVLNNGLAGGVDLLFDKENGFLERLMSAPIHRSSVILSRFIFVMTITSLQVLVILGIAFLFGVHPATGLPGVGMILLIGMLFGVGLTAISMAMAFSVKSHGDFFSVLGFLSLPMIFLSSALVPLAAMPGWMSFLAQFNPMTWAIDAVRPLILTGWSDALPHVGMAIVVMVVFDALCLYGGAKAFRRAMG from the coding sequence ATGGCGCATTATTGGCAAGAGATCGGGGCCCTGACGATGCGATGGGTGCGTCGTCTGAGCCGGGAAAAGTTCAGCATGCTCTTCACGCTGGTGCAGCCCATGCTGTTCTGGCTCATCTTTTTCGGGAACCTGTTCCAGCGGGCGGCGGATGCGCAAGTGACCCAGGCGCCCAATTACATCAGCTTCCTGGCCGCCGGGGTGGTGGTCATGACGGTCTTGAACAATGGGCTCGCCGGCGGCGTGGATCTGCTGTTCGATAAAGAGAACGGATTTCTGGAGCGGCTGATGTCCGCCCCGATCCACCGGAGTTCGGTGATCCTCAGCCGGTTCATTTTTGTGATGACGATCACGTCGCTTCAAGTGCTGGTGATCCTCGGCATTGCGTTTCTCTTCGGCGTGCATCCCGCGACCGGTTTGCCGGGCGTGGGCATGATTCTCTTGATCGGCATGCTCTTCGGCGTGGGGCTCACGGCCATCTCGATGGCCATGGCGTTTTCCGTGAAGAGCCACGGCGACTTCTTTTCGGTGCTCGGCTTTCTCTCCCTGCCGATGATTTTCCTCAGCTCCGCGCTGGTGCCGTTGGCGGCCATGCCGGGCTGGATGAGTTTTCTGGCGCAGTTCAATCCCATGACCTGGGCGATCGATGCCGTGCGGCCGCTGATCCTTACGGGATGGAGCGATGCCCTGCCGCATGTGGGCATGGCGATCGTGGTGATGGTGGTCTTCGACGCCCTCTGCTTGTATGGCGGCGCGAAGGCGTTCCGCCGGGCCATGGGCTAA
- a CDS encoding ATP-binding cassette domain-containing protein — MDRTIAIDVSHLCKTYENHKAVDDLSFQVYAGEIFGLLGPNGAGKSTTLRTLITLLHPTSGTASILGHDTVKEADKVRTLFGYVPQERAIDRFLTGREHLELLGALYHLTKEEANKRIAELLKLVELEAHADRPAKTYSGGMKRKLDIACGLLPDPKILFLDEPTLGLDVPSRMRIWDYVRMLKARGMTVVMTTNYLDEADQLCDRLAIIDGGKVKTIGSPAELKVALGGDIVSLTVKETSRLGALASALKGQAAIRTVNTTENGLDIRVESAEKALPAILEAANKLECRLDFIDYHRPRLDDVFIAHTGRSLRDAAPSAETGE; from the coding sequence ATGGACCGGACTATTGCGATTGACGTCAGTCATCTTTGTAAAACCTACGAGAACCACAAGGCGGTCGATGATCTCTCTTTTCAGGTCTACGCGGGGGAGATTTTCGGCTTGCTGGGGCCGAACGGCGCCGGCAAGAGCACTACGCTGCGCACGCTGATCACGCTGCTCCATCCGACATCCGGCACCGCGTCGATCCTCGGGCACGATACAGTGAAGGAGGCGGACAAGGTGCGCACGCTCTTCGGCTACGTGCCGCAAGAACGGGCGATCGACCGGTTCCTCACCGGTCGCGAACATCTTGAACTGCTCGGGGCCCTCTATCACCTGACCAAAGAGGAAGCGAACAAGCGGATCGCCGAGCTGCTGAAGCTGGTGGAGCTGGAGGCGCATGCCGACCGGCCGGCCAAGACCTATTCGGGCGGCATGAAGCGAAAGCTCGACATCGCCTGCGGCCTGTTGCCCGATCCGAAGATCCTCTTTCTGGACGAACCGACGCTGGGATTGGATGTGCCGAGCCGGATGCGCATCTGGGACTATGTCCGGATGTTGAAAGCGCGCGGCATGACGGTGGTCATGACGACGAACTATCTGGACGAAGCCGATCAGTTGTGCGACCGCCTCGCGATCATCGACGGCGGAAAGGTCAAAACGATCGGGTCACCGGCGGAGTTAAAGGTGGCGCTCGGCGGAGACATCGTCTCGCTGACCGTGAAGGAAACATCCCGCCTCGGGGCATTGGCCTCGGCTCTCAAGGGGCAAGCGGCGATCCGGACCGTCAACACGACCGAGAATGGCTTGGATATCCGGGTGGAGTCCGCCGAAAAGGCGCTGCCGGCCATCTTAGAGGCGGCGAACAAGCTGGAGTGCCGCCTCGATTTTATCGATTATCACCGCCCCCGTCTGGACGACGTCTTCATCGCGCACACGGGCCGGTCTTTGCGGGATGCGGCGCCGTCGGCCGAGACAGGGGAATAG
- a CDS encoding transglutaminase-like domain-containing protein, translating to MATSTGMMVIPESQIRALIRLLSDENDRIVETISDKLIDIGPSAVPLLQQAEIEQPEMADRIAAILEEIRGGKLEDELRAMALLPDEAMSLEEGAFLIARYAYPTLDVAAYRQQLDTMAQEVRACIGERASGEETVTALNRYFFTEQGFKGNTKNYYEIENSYLNRVIDRRVGIPISLSVVYLLIGQRLGLPLLGIGMPGHFLVKYDSKRYKIFIDCFNGGALLTEKNCARFLTEAGYGFDEKYLQKSPTRAILSRMVKNLLAIYSKLDEPVKTARFTRFIEILGGESREDSV from the coding sequence GTGGCCACTTCTACCGGCATGATGGTCATTCCTGAAAGCCAGATTCGCGCGTTGATTCGGCTCTTGTCCGATGAGAACGACCGCATTGTCGAAACGATCAGCGACAAGCTGATCGATATCGGGCCTTCAGCCGTCCCCCTCCTCCAGCAAGCGGAAATCGAACAGCCGGAAATGGCGGATCGGATCGCGGCTATCCTCGAGGAAATCCGTGGCGGCAAGCTTGAAGACGAGTTGCGGGCGATGGCGCTCCTGCCTGACGAGGCGATGAGCCTGGAAGAGGGCGCCTTTCTGATCGCGCGCTATGCCTATCCGACGCTGGATGTGGCGGCCTATCGGCAGCAGCTCGATACCATGGCGCAGGAGGTTCGGGCGTGTATCGGGGAGCGGGCGTCCGGAGAAGAAACGGTGACGGCGCTGAACCGGTATTTCTTTACGGAACAGGGCTTCAAGGGCAACACCAAGAACTATTACGAAATCGAAAACAGCTACCTCAATCGTGTCATCGATCGGCGCGTCGGGATTCCGATCAGTTTGTCGGTGGTGTATTTGCTGATCGGCCAGCGGCTCGGGCTCCCGCTGCTGGGCATCGGGATGCCGGGGCATTTCCTGGTAAAGTACGACTCCAAGCGCTACAAGATCTTCATCGATTGTTTCAACGGCGGGGCGCTGCTCACGGAGAAAAACTGCGCGCGGTTCCTGACGGAGGCGGGGTATGGATTCGATGAGAAGTATCTGCAGAAAAGCCCGACCCGCGCCATTCTCTCCCGCATGGTCAAGAATCTCCTGGCCATCTATTCCAAGCTGGATGAGCCGGTGAAGACCGCCCGGTTTACCAGGTTTATCGAGATCCTGGGCGGCGAATCACGCGAAGATAGTGTATAG
- a CDS encoding methyltransferase domain-containing protein has product MDLKKVERVYTSYAGVYDQIFGKVFHEGRESAIRNLNVQPDERILEVGVGTGLALPMYPRHCRIVGIDLSEGMLEQAKVKAERHQMTHVQLHRMDAGAMEFADNSFDTVVAAYVVTAVPDHRKVVNEMIRVCRPGGRIIMLNHFSNGNKIIAAMEKVISPLTKHLGWRTDLSLNTVLEGTSLHVARKQSVNPLRFWALVECVNAKNGHVVKNGTGAYVNGHAAEHHTNGNGHFANGHSH; this is encoded by the coding sequence ATGGATTTAAAGAAAGTCGAACGGGTGTACACCTCGTACGCCGGCGTCTACGATCAAATTTTCGGCAAAGTATTTCACGAAGGGCGCGAATCCGCCATTCGCAACTTGAATGTGCAGCCTGACGAACGCATTCTCGAAGTGGGCGTGGGCACCGGCCTGGCTCTCCCCATGTATCCGCGCCATTGCCGGATCGTCGGGATCGATCTGTCAGAAGGCATGCTGGAACAGGCCAAGGTCAAGGCCGAACGCCACCAGATGACCCACGTCCAGCTGCACCGGATGGATGCCGGCGCCATGGAGTTTGCCGACAACAGCTTCGACACGGTCGTCGCGGCCTATGTCGTCACCGCCGTGCCGGACCATCGCAAAGTCGTGAACGAAATGATCCGCGTCTGCCGCCCCGGCGGCCGCATCATCATGCTCAACCACTTCAGCAACGGCAATAAGATCATCGCGGCGATGGAGAAAGTCATCTCCCCGCTCACCAAGCATCTCGGCTGGCGGACGGATCTGTCTCTTAATACCGTCTTAGAGGGGACGTCGCTGCACGTGGCCCGCAAGCAGAGCGTGAACCCGCTGCGGTTCTGGGCGCTGGTGGAATGTGTGAATGCGAAGAACGGCCATGTCGTGAAAAACGGCACCGGCGCCTATGTCAACGGCCACGCCGCCGAGCACCATACCAACGGGAACGGCCATTTTGCTAACGGCCATTCCCACTAA
- a CDS encoding phage tail protein, with protein MATLRDRPYTNFNFLVDLGDGNSEGPRAGFQEVSGLGTEIDVIEYRNGNSKENSVMKITGLNKASNVTLKRGIIGSLNLYQWLDQIRNGDQNALRTVTVQLQSEDRTTIVQTWKLLRARIIKHISGPLNGKGTDVAMEEIVLACERLEME; from the coding sequence ATGGCGACGTTGCGCGATCGGCCCTATACCAACTTCAATTTTCTCGTCGACCTGGGCGACGGCAACAGCGAAGGACCGCGAGCAGGATTCCAGGAAGTCAGCGGCCTGGGGACGGAGATCGACGTGATCGAGTACCGCAACGGGAACTCGAAGGAAAACTCCGTCATGAAAATCACGGGGCTGAACAAAGCCAGCAACGTCACGCTCAAACGCGGGATCATCGGCTCGCTCAACCTTTATCAGTGGCTCGACCAGATTCGCAACGGCGATCAGAACGCATTGCGTACCGTGACAGTGCAACTGCAAAGCGAGGATCGCACAACCATCGTGCAAACCTGGAAACTGCTGCGTGCACGCATCATCAAGCACATCAGTGGACCGCTCAACGGAAAAGGCACCGACGTGGCCATGGAAGAAATCGTGCTGGCCTGCGAACGTCTCGAAATGGAATGA
- a CDS encoding LL-diaminopimelate aminotransferase → MAGFPIEVATRIKTLPPYLFAAIDKMKQEAIAKGVDIINLGIGDPDLPTPAPIIESLAQAAKNPKHHQYPSYEGMLSFRKAVADWYLRRFNVTLNPADEVLTLIGSKEGIGHIHLAFIDPGDVVLVPSPGYPVYPVGTSFCGGVSHIMPLTKANGFLPDLTAIPKDVAKKAKLMWLNSPNNPTSVIMTKDYFKRAIEFAQEHQIIICHDAAYSEIYYDGKRPASFMEVEGAKDVGVEFHSLSKTYNMTGWRLGFVVGNKTVLAALGKVKSQLDSGVFEAVQAAGITALGLNDSVTDGIRKIYQERRDTLIPGLKQLGLEVDAPPAAFYIWVTVPKGYTSASFTAHLLEKAGIVTTPGNGFGAPGEGYIRMTVCTTKERLAEAVERIKKVGF, encoded by the coding sequence ATGGCTGGTTTCCCTATCGAAGTTGCAACCCGCATCAAGACCTTGCCCCCCTATCTGTTCGCCGCCATCGATAAGATGAAGCAAGAGGCGATCGCCAAGGGCGTCGATATCATCAACCTCGGCATCGGCGATCCCGATTTGCCGACTCCGGCTCCGATCATCGAGAGCCTCGCGCAGGCCGCCAAGAATCCCAAGCACCATCAATATCCCTCGTACGAAGGCATGCTGTCGTTCCGGAAGGCCGTGGCGGACTGGTATCTGCGGCGGTTCAACGTGACGCTGAACCCGGCCGATGAAGTGCTGACCTTGATCGGGTCGAAAGAAGGGATCGGCCACATCCACCTGGCGTTCATCGATCCGGGCGATGTCGTGCTGGTGCCGAGCCCCGGCTATCCGGTCTATCCGGTCGGCACGAGTTTCTGCGGCGGCGTCTCGCATATCATGCCGCTCACGAAGGCCAACGGCTTCCTGCCGGACCTCACGGCGATCCCCAAGGACGTGGCGAAGAAGGCCAAGCTGATGTGGCTGAATTCGCCGAACAACCCCACCTCCGTCATCATGACGAAGGACTACTTCAAGCGGGCCATCGAGTTCGCGCAGGAACATCAGATCATCATCTGCCACGACGCGGCCTACTCGGAAATTTATTACGATGGAAAGCGCCCGGCGAGCTTTATGGAAGTCGAAGGCGCCAAGGACGTCGGCGTGGAGTTCCACTCGCTCTCCAAGACCTACAACATGACCGGCTGGCGGCTCGGGTTTGTGGTCGGCAACAAGACGGTCTTGGCCGCGCTGGGCAAGGTGAAGAGCCAGCTGGACTCGGGCGTGTTCGAGGCGGTGCAGGCCGCCGGCATCACGGCGCTGGGCTTGAACGATTCCGTCACCGACGGCATCCGGAAGATCTACCAGGAACGCCGCGATACGCTCATTCCCGGGCTCAAGCAGCTCGGATTGGAAGTGGATGCGCCGCCCGCCGCTTTCTACATCTGGGTGACGGTGCCGAAGGGCTACACCTCGGCGTCCTTCACCGCCCACTTGCTGGAAAAAGCCGGGATCGTCACGACGCCGGGCAACGGGTTCGGGGCGCCGGGCGAGGGCTATATCCGCATGACCGTCTGCACGACCAAGGAGCGCCTGGCGGAAGCGGTGGAACGGATCAAGAAAGTGGGATTCTGA
- a CDS encoding type 1 glutamine amidotransferase has product MPHAICLQHVPFEGPGAFATALRNRGVDLDSYLVPQAGLPRDAGDLLIVMGGPMSVNDSDRWIAEETAFIRSALLAGTPVVGVCLGSQFMAKALGARVRAGKALEIGMTPISLTPEAKQDPVFSALPDSFDVFEWHGEIFDLPNDCIPLAGSEIAPLQAFRFGARAYGLLFHLEMEEQGLDALCRECASDLTKAQLTAPAIISAALPKLPHLHRIADRLIGHLLQAKH; this is encoded by the coding sequence ATGCCCCACGCCATCTGTCTCCAACATGTGCCCTTTGAAGGCCCCGGTGCCTTCGCGACGGCGCTGAGAAATCGCGGCGTGGACCTCGATTCCTATCTCGTGCCGCAAGCCGGACTGCCACGGGACGCGGGGGACTTGCTCATCGTGATGGGCGGGCCGATGTCGGTGAACGATTCGGATAGATGGATCGCGGAGGAAACCGCCTTCATTCGCTCCGCACTGCTGGCAGGGACGCCGGTGGTCGGCGTGTGCCTCGGCAGCCAGTTCATGGCGAAAGCCTTGGGCGCCAGGGTGCGCGCCGGGAAGGCGCTGGAGATCGGCATGACGCCGATCAGCCTTACGCCCGAGGCGAAGCAAGATCCCGTCTTCAGCGCTCTGCCCGATTCCTTCGACGTCTTCGAATGGCACGGTGAAATCTTCGACCTGCCGAACGATTGTATCCCGCTGGCCGGTTCAGAGATTGCCCCGCTCCAGGCCTTTCGCTTCGGGGCGCGCGCTTATGGCCTCCTCTTTCATCTGGAGATGGAGGAACAGGGCCTCGACGCCCTCTGCCGGGAATGTGCGTCCGACCTGACAAAAGCTCAGCTGACCGCTCCAGCCATTATATCCGCCGCCCTCCCCAAGCTCCCGCACCTCCACCGGATCGCCGATCGGCTGATCGGACATCTGCTCCAAGCCAAGCATTGA
- a CDS encoding phage tail protein — MAILRDRPYSNCNFLVDFDDGKAWHTTGGFSEVIFPPFVIAAGARRATSRSKKTPPVLPPAPYNPHLILRRGVIGSLDLYTWWNKARQGKAPARRAARIHLLGDDHRTTVMSWHFSNVRPVLLAYSPLQANEPGVLIETLEIAFDRMEMQ; from the coding sequence ATGGCCATATTGCGTGATCGCCCATACAGCAATTGCAACTTTCTAGTCGATTTTGACGACGGGAAAGCGTGGCATACTACCGGCGGATTCAGCGAAGTGATCTTTCCACCGTTCGTGATTGCGGCCGGGGCGCGACGCGCGACGTCACGCAGTAAAAAGACGCCACCGGTTTTGCCTCCGGCACCATACAACCCGCACCTTATTCTCCGGCGCGGCGTGATCGGCTCACTGGATTTGTACACGTGGTGGAACAAGGCTCGTCAGGGTAAAGCCCCGGCGCGCCGCGCCGCGCGCATCCACTTGCTGGGAGACGACCATCGCACCACCGTGATGTCATGGCATTTCAGCAACGTGCGGCCGGTCCTCCTCGCCTATTCGCCGCTGCAAGCGAACGAACCCGGCGTGTTGATCGAAACGCTGGAGATCGCCTTCGACCGAATGGAGATGCAGTAG